The Candidatus Nitrosoglobus terrae genome segment GCAAAAATTGCTTCGCATGGGGAAACCATACCTATATAAACGTGAGGCTTCGTTTGACGAAGAGCTTATGGATGAGCCTAGCCTGATCTCTACCCCCAATAACGTTAAGTGGTTTTTACTCTTTGCTACAAAAAATCATTGGCGTCGAAATTCTGATCTTCTGGGAATTATACAAGGCCTTGAATGGATACAGGAAAATGCTAATTCTTTGGGTATTCAGTCACTAGCAATACCAGCGCTTGGATGTGGCCTTGGTAACCTTAATTGGAAAGATGTTGGCCCCATTATGTGTCAACATCTACACAAACTAAACATGCGAATAATAATCTACTTACCGCGGGAAGGCACTATCCCAGAGGAGTATCTTAAGCCGGATTATCTATTGGCAAAATGATATCAATTTTATTATCGATTAACTTATATGATATAGGTTTTAGATATTGTCCAATACAAGGACCGGCGATACAGAGGCCGTCTTCAAACCTGAATAAAGCCCCATGATTAGCACATTGAATATATTGGCCTGACGTATCAAGGAACTGATCTACAACCCAGTTAAGGGTGATACCCATATGGGGACAATAATTTAGGTAAGCCCAGATTTGATCGTTTTGGCGAAGCATGAATAGATCTTGGCGATTTAAAGTAAACTCACGGGTGCCATGTTTGGGGAGATCATCTAAGTCGCATAAGAACATAAAGATTATCTTTAGCTTATTAAACCTTCAAATCCGTACTGACCACATTTACGTCCGGCGAGCTGGCAAGCAAAGGTAAGAGATTTGGCAAATGGGTAATGGTGGAGGTGAGCGTGGATAAATCCGGCATTAAAAGTATCACCAGCCCCTAGTGTATCTATTACTTGCAAAGGGGAAAAGGCGGGGACATGATGGCTTTTTCCTTTCTGATCTAAGCCATAAGCCCCTTCTTCACCCCAGGGGCAGATTTTTTCAATATTGGGTAGGCTTGGATGTAGCTGCTGTAAGAACCCTTCCGCATTCGAGTAGCCCAGATGAGTTACATAATGGCGGGAGAAAAACAAAACCGCTGCCCCCTTAAAAAGATTTTCAATCCCCGACCTTAGCTTTTCAATTTCCACTGAGTAAGGTAAGGGGGGAAATCGTTCATGAATAAAACTTAGCATAGAGGTCGTCTCGATAACATTACGGCCTTCAGCATGAATCCAGTCGAAAGTAGAAAGGTCGATTTTTTCAAAATCAGCTAGGCTAAACTCGGGTAGATCTCGATAATGGACGATGGTTCGAGTACCCGTATCGTGGCTTAAGAGAATGTAAGAGGTAGGAGATTCCCCGCTTACTCTATGACAATAATCTATATTGATCCCCTGTTGTTGTAGCCCTAAAGCAATTTCATCCCCATCGGTATCGGTGGCTAAAGTGCCAGCAAAGACACAATCATGGCCAAGTTGCTGCAAGACCGTCAACGTATTAGCACAGTTGCCACCGATACAGCGCCGCTGAGATAAAGCTCTAACTTCATCATCTTCTACAGGATAACATTCAACGGTATTAATAATATCGAGGGTTGCATTTCCAATACCCAATATTCTTGCCATAGAGAATGACTATAAAGTAACTTCTAGGATCTGGCTGAGGTTATTAGCTATATCTACTACGTTATCGGTGCCATTGACCTTATATAGCTTGCCCTGAGCAGCATAATAATCAATAAGAGGCGCTGTTTGGGTTTCATAAGTTTGTAGGCGGTTGTGGATGGTTTGCTCATTATCATCTGATCGCTGGATGAGTTGATGGCTACCACATTGATCGCAACGCGATGAATCTTTAGGGGGTGAAAAATAAAGATTATAGATGGTACCGCAAGCTTGACAGGTACGACGTCCTGTCAGTCGCTTCATTAGCACTTCAAAATCTACATCCAGCAGAATGACGGCTTGTAGCGGCTGATTCTGAGAGCTAAGCATTGTATCGAGAGATCTAGCTTGAGTTAGGTTTCGAGGAAATCCATCAAGAATGTAACCTTGGGTCGCATCGGCTTGAACGAGTCGCTCACCTACAATGCGAGTTACGATATCATCGGAGACTAATTCTCCCGCTTCCATGGCGGCTTTAGCTTGTTTTCCTAGCGGGCTACCTGCGGCAACAGCGTCACGTAATAAGTCTCCAGTGGAGATTTGAGGAATATTATATTTTTGGGATAGTAATTTACCTTGAGTTCCTTTTCCAGATCCTGGGGCGCCAAGTAACGCTATTCTCATCATGAATTTTCCTTAAAAAATAACTAATATTGAACTATATCAAATATTAAAGTGTTTTTTCCTAATTTTATAGGATTGCTACGCTCGAAATAAGTATGAAAGGCTACAGTGCTATCTGAGTAGCTTATAGAAGTGTTAATTTTTATTATTAAAAACGTAATATTTGGATTAGGAAATTAGTTCAATTGTAATAGAGCTATTTTT includes the following:
- a CDS encoding Rieske (2Fe-2S) protein is translated as MFLCDLDDLPKHGTREFTLNRQDLFMLRQNDQIWAYLNYCPHMGITLNWVVDQFLDTSGQYIQCANHGALFRFEDGLCIAGPCIGQYLKPISYKLIDNKIDIILPIDNPA
- a CDS encoding PfkB family carbohydrate kinase; the protein is MARILGIGNATLDIINTVECYPVEDDEVRALSQRRCIGGNCANTLTVLQQLGHDCVFAGTLATDTDGDEIALGLQQQGINIDYCHRVSGESPTSYILLSHDTGTRTIVHYRDLPEFSLADFEKIDLSTFDWIHAEGRNVIETTSMLSFIHERFPPLPYSVEIEKLRSGIENLFKGAAVLFFSRHYVTHLGYSNAEGFLQQLHPSLPNIEKICPWGEEGAYGLDQKGKSHHVPAFSPLQVIDTLGAGDTFNAGFIHAHLHHYPFAKSLTFACQLAGRKCGQYGFEGLIS
- a CDS encoding adenylate kinase yields the protein MRIALLGAPGSGKGTQGKLLSQKYNIPQISTGDLLRDAVAAGSPLGKQAKAAMEAGELVSDDIVTRIVGERLVQADATQGYILDGFPRNLTQARSLDTMLSSQNQPLQAVILLDVDFEVLMKRLTGRRTCQACGTIYNLYFSPPKDSSRCDQCGSHQLIQRSDDNEQTIHNRLQTYETQTAPLIDYYAAQGKLYKVNGTDNVVDIANNLSQILEVTL